In one window of Dissulfuribacter thermophilus DNA:
- a CDS encoding ion transporter: MPKPSSFRSRLYEIIFKADTPAGKAFDVILIGIIVFSVLVVMLDSVRQFHERFAPLFNALEWGFTILFTIEYVARLYCVQQPLKYAKSFFGVVDLLAILPTYLGILFPATHYLLVIRILRVLRVFRVLKLVQYLGEARSLLLALRASSRKITVFLVSVLSLVIILGSIMYVIEGEENGFTSIPRSIYWAIVTLTTVGYGDISPQTPLGQALSSIVMILGYSIIAVPTGIVTVEMSRTTNKKVLTRTCPVCSSEGHDADAIYCKYCGAKL; encoded by the coding sequence ATGCCAAAGCCCTCTAGTTTTCGTTCTCGGTTATACGAAATTATCTTTAAAGCAGACACTCCAGCAGGTAAGGCATTCGATGTGATACTTATAGGTATCATTGTCTTCAGTGTGTTGGTGGTGATGCTGGACAGTGTGCGCCAATTTCATGAACGCTTTGCCCCATTGTTTAACGCCCTTGAGTGGGGATTTACTATCCTTTTTACCATTGAATACGTAGCGAGATTATATTGCGTGCAACAGCCGTTAAAGTATGCTAAGAGCTTCTTTGGGGTTGTTGATTTACTCGCCATCTTGCCTACTTATTTAGGTATTTTGTTTCCCGCTACCCACTATTTGTTGGTCATCAGAATCTTACGGGTATTGCGTGTTTTTCGAGTCCTTAAGCTGGTGCAATACCTCGGAGAGGCGCGCTCGCTTTTACTGGCCTTACGGGCTAGCAGTCGAAAGATTACGGTATTTCTGGTCTCGGTTTTGTCATTGGTCATTATATTAGGTTCAATAATGTACGTCATAGAGGGCGAAGAAAATGGCTTTACCAGCATTCCCCGCAGTATTTACTGGGCTATTGTAACGCTCACCACAGTTGGATACGGAGACATATCTCCGCAAACCCCTTTAGGACAGGCACTTTCCTCTATTGTAATGATTTTGGGGTATAGCATCATTGCTGTGCCAACAGGCATAGTTACAGTGGAAATGTCACGTACCACCAACAAAAAAGTTCTTACCCGAACATGCCCTGTATGTAGTTCTGAAGGCCATGATGCCGACGCTATCTACTGTAAGTATTGTGGTGCAAAATTGTAG
- a CDS encoding hydrogenase maturation protease — MKWLNREHKRIAVFGCGNPLFGDDGFGSAVIEKLNQIKNLPPDVVLEDVGTGIREVLFDYILDPSLRPRKIVIVDAASQQGRRAGEVFLISPSEIPHEKVHDFSLHQFPTVNMLSELAEGTGTEVIIVAVQPESIPESVCPGLSQSVAEAVPLACNIIKKIIFDESEVR; from the coding sequence TTGAAATGGTTAAATAGAGAACATAAACGTATAGCTGTTTTTGGATGTGGTAATCCCCTTTTTGGGGACGATGGCTTTGGTAGTGCAGTTATCGAAAAATTAAATCAGATCAAGAATTTGCCTCCTGATGTGGTGTTAGAGGATGTAGGGACGGGTATTCGGGAGGTCCTATTTGACTATATATTGGATCCTTCGTTGCGTCCAAGAAAGATCGTTATTGTGGACGCGGCAAGTCAGCAGGGTAGAAGGGCTGGGGAGGTCTTTCTAATTTCTCCTTCTGAGATTCCTCACGAAAAAGTACACGATTTTTCCCTTCATCAATTTCCTACCGTAAACATGCTTTCAGAGTTGGCAGAAGGTACTGGTACAGAAGTAATAATAGTGGCTGTCCAACCTGAATCCATACCAGAAAGCGTGTGTCCTGGTTTGTCCCAGTCGGTTGCCGAGGCCGTGCCCCTGGCCTGCAATATCATAAAAAAAATAATATTCGATGAATCAGAAGTGAGGTAA